In Gloeomargarita sp. SKYB120, the sequence GGGACAAAAACCCGCCCACCTCCCCTGGCAGCGTAGAATCCAGCAGGGCAAAATACCAACCCCCCGCCTGAAATCGTTTGTCTGGGCAGAGCCCACCCGTCGTCAGAATGCGCTCTAGGGGGTTTGCCGCGTCGTGATTTCCCGCCAACCAGTAGATGGGACAGGACAGGAGCTGCAACGCTGCCACCAAGCGTTCGTAGGACGCGTCGCTCTCGTCCTGGGACAGGTCCCCCGTCAACAACACAAGGTCAGGGTCATAAACCACTACCTGCGCTACTACCTGCTGTAGCGTCTCCCAGGTAGGACATCCCAGTAGTGTCTGCCGAGGGTCAGCAAACAGGTGGGTGTCGGTCAGTTGCACCACCCGCAGCGGTCGGTTCACCGGTCCTGGTTAGTCGTCGTACACTCGGCATTCCGCCGCATCGGGATTGGCATCACAGTACTGCTCGAAGGAGGTCTTGGGAGTCTGGGCTTGCCGTTGATGGGCGGCCTCCGCCTGCAATTCCTCTACCGTATCCCAGGCCACAGCGCACTCCGGCGAGTCAATTCCCTTCTGCTCGCAGATCGCCCGAGCCGCCTCCAGTTCCGCCTGAATTTGCGCGTGAATGTCGCTCATAGAACCCTACCTAACGGAATAGACTACCTACCTTTGTATCGCAGATACCGGCGTAGCACCAATTTCATTCTAGTTTTTTTTCAGCATTGCCCGTTAGCCGTTGCGTCAGGTGGGTCAAGACCGCCAACGCTTGCTGGCTATGGCGCACCAAAGCCCAGGCCGCTCCGGGTCGTTGGAGCAGCACCTTCGCCAGCAGCAGGGGTTGGACCCGCCCAGCCTGGATAGCGCGATTCAAGTCGGGCAAGGGCTGGTGCATCCCATCGCTGACCACCCGCACCATGCCCAGCCGGGGGAGACGTTCCAGCAGGACATAACCCTCCATGTCCACCACCCCACAGGCAAATTGCTCGCCCAGTCGCTGCTTGTCCGCCGGTTGGGTCACCACGCGGGGGGTCGTCAACCCCTGCACTAGGGGCAGAGCCAGCCGTTGCGCTAACCACTGGGTCAGTTGCGGGTCGCAGGCGCGCCAAGCGCCCGAGGGGTAAGCCGTACAACCCTGGTAGACTACGGCGGCGCCTACGCGCCAGGCCGGTTGCAACGCCCCCGCGAGACCCAGCAACACCGCTGGACGGCCCACCAGGTGGTTTTGATAGTGAGTCCACCAGTCGGCCAATTCCTGGGCGCCCAGGGGTACTGGGATAACAGGCCAAGCTGACGGTGCGCCGCGTCGAACCGCCCAGTACTCTGCTCCCTGAACCGCCAGGAGGACTAGGCCGGCGACATCTGCGTCCGTTTCTGGGGCCACCGTTGCCACAGGGTCAACAGTAGGCGGGACAGGTGAGGCAACAGACGCGGCTGGAGCAGTTCGGGGTCAAACGCCTGCATACGCCGCTCGTTTTCCTGCACACAGGTCGCCAAAAAACGACGTAGGGTCAAGTCTGGGGCAAAGACCAACGCGCCGGTGGCCGTGAATCCCGCTCCACTGGCATCCGCACGCCGCACGGACCTCAGCAGGTGACGCAGCGCCTTGCTGTAGTTCCACAGCGTGTTCAGGCCCCGGTAGAGGAAAAATCCTCGGCCCCCACAGGCTTGCTGGTAGGCCATCCAGTTGACGAAAAACACGATGTGGCGGGCCTCCTCGTCAAGGATAGGGTCGAACAGAGTCAGCAGCGCCTCGGGGAAAAAGCCCGACTGCTGGGCAATGCGGAAAAAGCCGAAGGCGAAAAACGAGTCTAGACACTCGCTGTAGCCGAAGTCAATGAAGGCCTGCTTGAGGTTTTTGGGTGGGGTGTAGGGGGGGTCTAGCACCACAGGAATGCCATAGCGCTGGACCAAGCTGGCCAACAAGCGTCCATGCCGCGCCTCCTCGTCCGCCTGGAGCGCCACTGCCGCTCGGAGTAAAGGGTCGTCAATCTCCTCGGCAAAGGCCCGCGCCATGACCCCAGCGCGCTTTTCCGTTGCCAGCGCCTCCTGCCAGAAGGGAATCCCCCGCAGGAAGGCCAAGGTTTCCGCATCCAGGTCAGGCCAGGGGAATTGGGCTGGGTCGTAAGCCCGGTGCGTCTCCAGCAAGCTGCGACAGAACAATTCCCGATGGGCGGGGCTCCCTACACGCATGCCTTGTCTCTCTCCACAGCGGTTCTCCATCACCATACGCGATGGGCGGCTGGTTTGGCAAATCGGAGTGATAGAGTATTGATTGGTCGCGCGCAACGCCCATGTCCCTCATCCAACGCCTGCAAACCCAACTGCGCCAAGGCGAGACCACAAGCGTGGCCCTGGTGGAGCAGTACCTGGAGCGGATTCGCCGACGAGAACCCCACCTCAAGGCCTATCTCACCGTCACTGCTGATCTGGCCCTGGCCCGGGCAGCGGAAATGGACGCCCGTCGCGCCCAGGGGGAGGACCTGGGATGGCTCATGGGAATTCCCATCGCCCTCAAGGACAACCTGTGCCTGCAGGGGATTCCTACGACCTGCGCCTCC encodes:
- a CDS encoding Calvin cycle protein CP12 yields the protein MSDIHAQIQAELEAARAICEQKGIDSPECAVAWDTVEELQAEAAHQRQAQTPKTSFEQYCDANPDAAECRVYDD
- a CDS encoding ferritin-like domain-containing protein, which gives rise to MRVGSPAHRELFCRSLLETHRAYDPAQFPWPDLDAETLAFLRGIPFWQEALATEKRAGVMARAFAEEIDDPLLRAAVALQADEEARHGRLLASLVQRYGIPVVLDPPYTPPKNLKQAFIDFGYSECLDSFFAFGFFRIAQQSGFFPEALLTLFDPILDEEARHIVFFVNWMAYQQACGGRGFFLYRGLNTLWNYSKALRHLLRSVRRADASGAGFTATGALVFAPDLTLRRFLATCVQENERRMQAFDPELLQPRLLPHLSRLLLTLWQRWPQKRTQMSPA